A window from Pseudomonas alloputida encodes these proteins:
- a CDS encoding DUF3203 family protein, with protein sequence MPIEVDETTRRCTLIGENLRIEGEGPDIEIITDEQLRMSVAVLAGQRVPITETEADALTVAGAVDSRRHLKASAPGSVI encoded by the coding sequence ATGCCCATTGAAGTCGACGAAACCACCCGCCGCTGCACGCTGATCGGCGAAAACCTGCGCATCGAGGGCGAAGGCCCAGACATCGAGATCATCACCGACGAGCAGTTGCGCATGTCGGTGGCCGTACTGGCCGGCCAACGCGTGCCCATTACCGAAACCGAGGCCGATGCACTGACAGTGGCGGGTGCGGTGGATAGCCGCAGGCATCTGAAGGCCAGCGCGCCAGGCTCGGTGATATGA
- a CDS encoding MgtC/SapB family protein has product MDVIWQAIQAEFADVTDEREVTQILVRLLMAAVLGAVLGFEREHKGKSAGVRTHMLVSLGAALFMLAPSMAGADEQALSRVIQGIVAGIGFLGAGTILKGNGQNTSHVKGLTTAAGLWMTAAIGTAAGMGREATALISTVLALLVLGTMPLLVEKVEGQDEEKQKEEEGRKH; this is encoded by the coding sequence ATGGACGTCATCTGGCAAGCAATCCAGGCGGAATTCGCCGATGTCACCGATGAGCGCGAGGTGACGCAAATCCTTGTGCGCTTGCTGATGGCTGCTGTGCTTGGCGCAGTACTGGGCTTCGAGCGCGAACACAAGGGCAAGTCTGCCGGGGTGCGTACCCACATGCTGGTGTCGCTGGGCGCTGCCCTGTTCATGCTGGCACCGAGCATGGCGGGGGCCGATGAACAGGCACTCAGTCGGGTGATCCAGGGCATCGTTGCCGGTATCGGTTTTCTCGGTGCGGGTACCATTCTGAAGGGTAACGGCCAGAACACCAGTCATGTGAAGGGCCTGACGACCGCTGCCGGGCTATGGATGACGGCTGCCATCGGCACGGCGGCTGGCATGGGGCGCGAAGCCACGGCGCTGATCAGCACGGTACTGGCCCTGCTGGTACTGGGCACGATGCCGTTGCTGGTGGAGAAGGTCGAAGGGCAGGATGAGGAGAAGCAGAAGGAGGAAGAGGGCAGGAAGCACTGA
- a CDS encoding hydroxymethylglutaryl-CoA lyase translates to MSLPKHVRLVEVGPRDGLQNEAQPISVADKVRLVNDLTEAGLAYIEVGSFVSPKWVPQMAGSAEVFAGIQQRPGVTYAALAPNLRGFEDALAAGVKEVAVFAAASEAFSQRNINCSISESLKRFEPIMDAARSHGMRVRGYVSCVLGCPYEGKVSAEQVAPVARALHDMGCYEVSLGDTIGTGTAGDTRRLFEVVSAQVPREQLAGHFHDTYGQALANVYASLLEGISVFDSSVAGLGGCPYAKGATGNIASEDVVYLLQGLGIETGIDLGLLIAAGQRISGVLGRDNGSRVARACSAQ, encoded by the coding sequence ATGTCCTTGCCCAAACACGTCCGCCTGGTCGAAGTCGGCCCCCGCGACGGCCTGCAGAACGAAGCCCAGCCCATCAGCGTTGCCGACAAGGTACGCCTGGTCAACGACCTTACCGAAGCGGGCCTGGCCTATATAGAAGTGGGCAGTTTCGTGTCCCCCAAGTGGGTGCCACAGATGGCCGGCTCTGCCGAGGTATTCGCCGGCATCCAACAGCGCCCCGGTGTGACGTATGCCGCACTGGCGCCAAACCTGCGCGGTTTCGAGGACGCCCTGGCTGCCGGGGTCAAGGAAGTAGCGGTGTTCGCTGCCGCCTCCGAAGCGTTCTCGCAACGCAACATCAATTGCTCGATCAGCGAAAGCCTCAAGCGCTTCGAACCCATCATGGACGCTGCGCGCAGCCACGGCATGCGCGTGCGCGGGTATGTGTCGTGTGTGCTTGGCTGCCCTTACGAGGGCAAGGTCAGCGCCGAGCAGGTGGCCCCGGTGGCCCGCGCCCTGCACGACATGGGCTGCTACGAGGTCTCGCTGGGTGACACCATCGGCACCGGTACCGCAGGCGACACCCGACGCCTGTTCGAGGTGGTGTCGGCCCAGGTACCGCGCGAGCAGTTGGCCGGACACTTCCATGACACTTACGGCCAGGCCTTGGCTAACGTCTATGCCAGCCTGCTCGAGGGCATCAGCGTATTCGACAGCTCGGTAGCCGGGCTGGGCGGCTGCCCTTACGCCAAGGGTGCTACCGGCAATATCGCCAGTGAAGACGTTGTGTACCTGCTGCAGGGGCTTGGCATTGAAACCGGCATCGACCTGGGCCTGCTGATAGCCGCCGGCCAGCGCATCAGCGGCGTGCTGGGCCGCGACAACGGGTCGCGGGTAGCACGGGCGTGCAGCGCACAATAG
- a CDS encoding MerR family transcriptional regulator, whose product MSTQTYSISDLSRELDITTRAIRFYEEQGLLSPERRGLERIYSPRDKVSLKLILRGKRIGFSLAECRELIELYDPTSGNLKQLNSMLAKIAERRAQLEQQMLDIHQMQLELDTAQERCEQALAATLNNKDNR is encoded by the coding sequence ATGAGCACTCAGACCTACAGCATCTCCGACCTGTCCCGCGAGCTGGACATCACCACCCGCGCTATCCGCTTCTACGAAGAACAGGGCCTGCTCAGCCCTGAGCGACGTGGCCTGGAACGCATCTACTCACCGCGCGACAAGGTCAGCCTGAAGCTCATCCTGCGTGGCAAACGCATCGGCTTTTCCCTGGCCGAGTGCCGCGAACTGATCGAACTGTACGACCCCACCAGCGGCAACCTCAAACAGCTCAACAGCATGCTGGCGAAGATCGCCGAGCGCCGCGCCCAGCTGGAGCAGCAGATGCTGGACATTCACCAGATGCAACTGGAACTGGACACCGCCCAGGAACGCTGCGAACAAGCCCTGGCCGCCACCCTGAACAACAAAGACAACCGCTGA
- a CDS encoding helix-turn-helix domain-containing protein encodes MKSTLPGVPLFKLYGENQAWPGTDLLHCESIPARSRLHHWEIKPHQHAELFQLLYVQRGQAQVEIEGVRSAIGEAAIQVVPPMTVHGFRFSADIQGYVLTFGTALVANLEQRLGAPLTVLAQPACYPLGRDRVHLRSLVDTLQREYQGSAPARAAMLEALVTALMVWISRRQQQGQAPRNRDERDRLLLGQYLRLVEAHYREHLSVEAFAARLNVPSLQLNQLCRALSGQTALQVVHQRLLLEARRNLIYTRMSIGQLSDSLGFTDPTYFARWFKRLSGQTPNAYRRSGLSE; translated from the coding sequence ATGAAATCCACCCTCCCCGGCGTCCCGTTGTTCAAGCTGTATGGCGAGAATCAGGCCTGGCCCGGCACCGACCTGCTGCACTGCGAGTCGATCCCGGCACGCAGCCGCCTGCATCACTGGGAGATCAAGCCGCACCAGCATGCCGAGCTGTTCCAGCTGCTGTATGTACAGCGTGGCCAGGCCCAGGTGGAGATCGAGGGGGTGCGCAGTGCCATCGGCGAAGCGGCGATCCAGGTCGTGCCACCGATGACCGTGCATGGCTTTCGCTTCAGCGCCGATATCCAGGGCTATGTCCTGACCTTTGGTACTGCCCTTGTAGCGAACCTGGAACAGCGCCTGGGCGCGCCACTGACGGTGCTGGCACAACCTGCGTGCTATCCGTTGGGCCGTGACCGCGTGCACCTGCGCAGCCTGGTCGACACCTTGCAGCGGGAGTACCAGGGCAGTGCCCCGGCTCGTGCAGCGATGCTCGAAGCATTGGTGACCGCGCTGATGGTGTGGATCAGCCGCCGTCAGCAGCAAGGGCAGGCACCGCGTAACCGTGATGAACGTGACCGGCTGTTGCTGGGGCAATACTTGCGCCTGGTCGAAGCGCATTACCGCGAGCATCTGTCGGTTGAAGCGTTTGCCGCGCGGCTAAATGTTCCGAGCTTGCAACTGAACCAGCTGTGCCGGGCGCTGAGTGGCCAGACAGCGTTGCAGGTGGTGCACCAGCGGTTGTTGCTGGAGGCGCGACGCAACCTTATTTACACGCGGATGAGCATCGGGCAGTTGTCGGACAGCCTGGGGTTTACCGACCCGACCTACTTCGCCCGGTGGTTCAAGCGCTTGAGTGGGCAAACGCCCAATGCGTATCGCAGATCAGGGTTGTCGGAATAA
- the pobA gene encoding 4-hydroxybenzoate 3-monooxygenase, translating to MKTQVAIIGAGPSGLLLGQLLHKAGIDNIIVERQTAEYVLGRIRAGVLEQGTVDLLREAGVAERMDREGLVHEGVELLVGGRRQRLDLKALTGGKTVMVYGQTEVTRDLMQAREASGAPIIYSAANVQPHELKGEKPYLTFEKDGRVQRIDCDYIAGCDGFHGISRQSIPEGVLKQYERVYPFGWLGLLSDTPPVNHELIYAHHERGFALCSQRSQTRSRYYLQVPLQDRVEEWSDERFWDELKARLPAEVAADLVTGPALEKSIAPLRSLVVEPMQYGHLFLVGDAAHIVPPTGAKGLNLAASDVNYLYRILVKVYHEGRVDLLAQYSPLALRRVWKGERFSWFMTQLLHDFGSHKDAWDQKMQEADREYFLTSPAGLVNIAENYVGLPFEEVA from the coding sequence ATGAAAACTCAGGTTGCAATTATTGGTGCAGGTCCGTCTGGCCTGCTGCTGGGCCAGCTGCTGCACAAGGCCGGTATCGATAACATCATCGTCGAACGCCAGACTGCCGAGTACGTACTAGGCCGCATCCGCGCCGGGGTGCTAGAGCAAGGCACGGTCGACCTGCTGCGCGAGGCTGGCGTGGCCGAGCGCATGGACCGTGAAGGCCTGGTGCACGAGGGGGTTGAACTGCTGGTTGGCGGGCGCCGCCAGCGTCTGGATCTCAAAGCCCTGACCGGCGGCAAGACGGTGATGGTCTACGGCCAGACCGAAGTCACCCGTGACCTGATGCAGGCCCGCGAAGCCAGTGGTGCGCCGATCATTTATTCAGCCGCCAACGTTCAGCCGCATGAATTGAAAGGCGAGAAGCCCTACCTGACGTTCGAAAAGGATGGCCGGGTGCAGCGGATTGACTGCGACTATATCGCCGGCTGCGACGGCTTCCACGGTATCTCGCGGCAGAGCATCCCGGAGGGCGTGCTGAAACAGTATGAGCGGGTTTACCCGTTTGGCTGGCTGGGCCTGCTGTCGGACACACCGCCAGTCAATCACGAGTTGATCTACGCCCACCATGAGCGCGGTTTCGCGTTGTGTAGCCAACGCTCGCAAACACGCAGCCGCTACTACCTGCAGGTACCTTTGCAGGATCGGGTCGAGGAGTGGTCTGACGAGCGTTTCTGGGACGAACTGAAAGCCCGTCTGCCCGCCGAGGTGGCGGCGGACCTGGTCACAGGCCCCGCGTTGGAAAAAAGTATTGCGCCGCTGCGTAGCCTGGTGGTCGAACCCATGCAGTATGGTCACCTGTTCCTGGTGGGGGACGCGGCGCACATCGTCCCCCCTACGGGTGCCAAAGGCCTTAACCTGGCGGCCTCCGACGTCAACTACCTGTACCGCATTCTGGTCAAGGTGTACCACGAAGGGCGCGTCGACCTGCTTGCGCAATACTCGCCGCTGGCACTGCGCCGCGTGTGGAAGGGCGAGCGCTTCAGCTGGTTCATGACCCAACTGCTGCATGACTTCGGTAGCCACAAGGACGCCTGGGACCAGAAGATGCAGGAAGCTGACCGCGAGTACTTCCTGACCTCGCCGGCGGGCCTGGTGAACATTGCCGAGAACTATGTGGGGCTGCCGTTCGAGGAAGTTGCCTGA
- the ggt gene encoding gamma-glutamyltransferase → MKFSIPLIRTLCLMAISGSVGADQVLPTPPELASGYRSGLQPVHASRHMVAAANPLASEAGRAMLRAGGSAIDAAIAMQMVLTLVEPQSSGIGGGAFILYWDGKRVQAFDGREAAPAAVTEKLFLQADGTPMPFRVAQIGGRSVGVPGVLRALKQAHEQHGKLPWHALFAPAIALARNGFAVSERLHTLLAGDPYIARSPAMARYFLDEQGRPLAVGTILRNPELAQTLEQIAAQGPEVFYSGEIAEAIVAKVRGHANAGYLSLQDLQQYQAKEREPLCGPYKAWQICGMPPPSSGGVTVLQTLGLLDAVQRTAPQRDLAALRPLATSSPARLEAPPLAVHLIAEAERLAYADRAQYLADNDYVPVPVKALTDSAYLASRAALIGEHSMKRARPGQPQGADLALAPDRSPLRISTSHLSAVDDNGQALAMTTSVEAAFGSHLMVKGFLLNNQLTDFSFIPHEHGKPVANRVQPGKRPLSAMAPTLVFSRATGEFVASLGSPGGSQIIGYVNKALVGLLDWRLDPQQAADLPNFGSRNAGTEVEAGLSSPALIRQLAAWGHEVTPMTMTSGMQIIQRSGEGWSGGADPRREGVALGD, encoded by the coding sequence ATGAAGTTCTCTATCCCACTGATCAGAACGCTGTGCCTAATGGCCATCAGCGGCTCGGTCGGTGCCGACCAGGTATTGCCCACGCCACCGGAACTGGCCTCCGGCTACCGCAGCGGTTTGCAGCCGGTGCACGCCAGCCGGCACATGGTCGCCGCAGCCAACCCGCTGGCCAGTGAAGCGGGGCGGGCGATGTTGCGTGCCGGCGGCAGTGCGATTGACGCCGCCATCGCCATGCAGATGGTGCTGACACTGGTCGAGCCACAGTCCAGTGGGATCGGCGGCGGGGCGTTCATCCTGTACTGGGATGGCAAGCGCGTGCAGGCATTCGACGGGCGTGAGGCAGCACCTGCGGCGGTGACGGAAAAGCTGTTCCTGCAAGCCGATGGCACACCCATGCCGTTCCGGGTGGCGCAGATCGGTGGGCGGTCGGTGGGCGTGCCCGGGGTGCTGCGTGCCCTGAAGCAGGCCCACGAGCAGCACGGCAAGTTGCCCTGGCACGCCCTGTTCGCCCCGGCCATCGCCTTGGCACGCAACGGCTTCGCGGTTTCCGAGCGCCTGCACACACTACTGGCCGGGGACCCCTACATTGCCCGCTCACCCGCAATGGCCCGTTACTTCCTGGATGAACAGGGCAGGCCGCTGGCCGTGGGTACAATCCTGCGCAACCCTGAGTTGGCACAGACCTTGGAGCAGATCGCCGCACAGGGGCCCGAGGTGTTCTACAGCGGTGAAATTGCCGAAGCCATTGTCGCCAAGGTGCGTGGCCATGCCAATGCCGGGTATCTGTCGTTGCAGGACTTGCAGCAGTACCAGGCCAAGGAGCGCGAGCCGTTGTGCGGCCCCTACAAGGCCTGGCAGATCTGCGGCATGCCGCCACCTTCATCGGGTGGGGTGACCGTGCTACAGACCTTGGGCCTGCTCGACGCCGTGCAGCGCACCGCGCCGCAACGCGACCTGGCAGCGCTGCGACCGCTGGCCACCTCGTCCCCGGCCCGCCTGGAAGCCCCGCCGTTGGCCGTGCACCTGATCGCCGAGGCCGAGCGCCTGGCCTACGCCGATCGCGCTCAGTACCTGGCCGACAACGACTACGTGCCCGTCCCGGTCAAGGCCCTGACCGATTCTGCTTACCTGGCCAGCCGCGCGGCGCTGATCGGCGAGCACAGCATGAAGCGCGCCCGTCCGGGCCAGCCGCAAGGAGCGGACCTGGCGCTTGCGCCCGACCGCTCGCCACTGCGCATCTCCACCTCTCACCTCAGTGCGGTGGATGACAACGGCCAGGCCCTGGCCATGACCACCTCGGTGGAGGCCGCATTTGGCTCGCACCTGATGGTCAAGGGCTTCCTGCTCAACAATCAGCTGACCGACTTCTCGTTCATCCCCCACGAGCACGGCAAGCCTGTGGCCAATCGGGTGCAGCCGGGCAAACGGCCGCTGTCGGCCATGGCGCCGACGTTGGTGTTCTCGCGTGCCACGGGCGAGTTTGTCGCGAGCCTCGGTTCGCCGGGTGGTTCGCAGATCATCGGTTACGTGAACAAGGCACTGGTCGGCCTGCTGGATTGGCGGCTCGACCCGCAGCAGGCCGCCGACCTGCCCAACTTCGGCAGCCGCAATGCCGGCACCGAAGTGGAAGCAGGGCTGAGCAGCCCGGCGCTGATCCGCCAGTTGGCAGCCTGGGGCCATGAGGTGACACCGATGACCATGACCAGCGGCATGCAGATCATCCAGCGCAGCGGCGAGGGTTGGTCAGGCGGTGCCGATCCCCGGCGGGAAGGAGTGGCCCTCGGTGACTAG
- a CDS encoding LysR substrate-binding domain-containing protein, producing the protein MSISVKSNRALFDLDLLRAIVVVADCGSFTTAAARLHSTQSTISQKVRRLEDMVGHRLLVRGNRDVLPTDAGQTLLGYARHMLALNDQMLEALAGAMVGTTVRLGVPEDFVGGRTTNALSAFSRLHPQVKLEVTSGLCRDLSQAYDNGELDLVLLKQRRNSREGVACWPERLQWIDSARTPAFELDPIPLVTFPPRGLYREDMINAIEGMGRRWRISFTSSSLSGIQAAVADGMGISLLPPRAATGEHRVLGAGQGLPEVDSYEIVIVHRPTADVMVKALAEVMTQLLAGGGI; encoded by the coding sequence ATGTCTATCAGCGTGAAATCGAATAGGGCTCTGTTCGACCTCGACCTGCTGCGCGCCATTGTCGTGGTGGCAGACTGCGGCAGCTTCACCACCGCTGCCGCGCGGCTGCATTCGACCCAGTCGACGATCAGCCAGAAGGTGCGCCGCCTGGAAGACATGGTCGGCCACCGCTTGTTGGTGCGGGGCAACCGTGACGTACTGCCGACCGACGCCGGGCAGACCTTGCTCGGCTATGCCCGGCACATGCTGGCCCTGAACGATCAGATGCTTGAAGCCCTGGCCGGGGCGATGGTGGGCACCACGGTACGGCTTGGCGTGCCCGAGGACTTCGTGGGCGGGCGTACCACCAATGCACTGTCGGCATTCAGCCGGCTGCACCCACAGGTGAAGCTCGAAGTGACCAGTGGTTTGTGCCGTGACCTGAGCCAGGCCTATGACAATGGCGAACTTGACCTGGTGCTGCTCAAGCAGCGGCGCAACAGCCGTGAGGGCGTGGCCTGTTGGCCAGAGCGTCTGCAGTGGATCGACAGCGCGCGCACGCCCGCCTTCGAGCTGGACCCGATCCCGTTGGTCACCTTTCCGCCACGCGGCCTGTACCGCGAGGACATGATCAACGCCATCGAAGGCATGGGCCGGCGCTGGCGCATCAGCTTTACCAGCTCTAGCCTCAGTGGCATCCAGGCTGCGGTCGCCGATGGCATGGGTATCAGCTTGCTGCCGCCCAGGGCGGCCACCGGCGAGCACAGGGTGTTGGGGGCCGGGCAAGGGCTGCCGGAGGTCGACAGCTATGAGATCGTCATCGTGCACCGGCCGACGGCGGATGTGATGGTCAAGGCGCTGGCTGAGGTGATGACGCAGTTGCTGGCGGGCGGTGGGATCTGA
- a CDS encoding ornithine cyclodeaminase, translated as MTYFIDVPTMSDLVHDIGVAPFIGELAAALRDDFKRWQAFDKSARVASHSEVGVIELMPVADKSRYAFKYVNGHPANTARNLHTVMAFGVLADVDSGYPVLLSELTIATALRTAATSLMAAQALARPNARKMALIGNGAQSEFQALAFHKHLGIEEIVAYDTDPLATAKLIANLKEYSGLTIRRASSVAEAVKGVDIITTVTADKAYATIITPDMLEPGMHLNAVGGDCPGKTELHADVLRNARVFVEYEPQTRIEGEIQQLPADFPVVDLWRVLRGETEGRQSDSQVTVFDSVGFALEDYTVLRYVLQQAEKRGMGTKIDLVPWVEDDPKDLFSHTRGRAGKRRIRRVA; from the coding sequence ATGACGTATTTCATTGATGTTCCAACCATGTCGGACTTGGTGCATGACATTGGCGTAGCGCCGTTTATTGGCGAGCTTGCCGCTGCCCTGCGGGACGATTTCAAACGCTGGCAGGCGTTTGACAAGTCCGCGCGCGTTGCCAGCCACTCGGAAGTGGGCGTGATCGAACTGATGCCGGTCGCCGACAAAAGCCGCTATGCCTTCAAATACGTCAACGGCCACCCGGCCAATACTGCACGCAACCTGCATACGGTGATGGCCTTCGGTGTACTGGCCGATGTCGACTCCGGTTACCCGGTGCTGCTGTCCGAACTGACCATCGCCACCGCCCTGCGCACCGCAGCGACTTCGCTGATGGCAGCCCAGGCACTGGCCCGCCCGAACGCGCGCAAGATGGCGCTGATCGGCAACGGCGCGCAAAGCGAATTCCAGGCCCTGGCCTTCCACAAGCACCTGGGCATCGAAGAAATCGTCGCCTACGACACCGACCCGCTGGCCACCGCCAAGCTTATCGCCAACCTCAAGGAATACAGCGGCTTGACCATCCGCCGGGCCAGCTCGGTAGCCGAGGCAGTGAAAGGCGTGGACATCATCACCACGGTAACGGCCGACAAGGCCTACGCCACCATCATTACCCCCGACATGCTGGAGCCCGGTATGCACCTGAACGCCGTGGGTGGTGACTGCCCTGGCAAAACCGAGCTGCACGCCGATGTGCTGCGCAACGCGCGGGTGTTCGTCGAGTACGAGCCACAAACCCGTATCGAAGGTGAGATCCAGCAGCTGCCGGCGGACTTTCCGGTGGTCGACCTGTGGCGCGTGCTGCGCGGAGAAACCGAGGGCCGCCAAAGCGACAGCCAGGTCACTGTATTCGATTCGGTGGGCTTCGCCCTCGAAGATTACACCGTACTACGGTACGTACTACAGCAAGCCGAAAAGCGCGGGATGGGCACCAAGATCGACCTGGTGCCGTGGGTGGAGGACGACCCGAAAGACCTGTTCAGCCACACCCGAGGCCGCGCTGGCAAAAGGCGTATCCGACGGGTTGCCTGA
- a CDS encoding Lrp/AsnC family transcriptional regulator, protein MDTIDRELIALLRDNARTPVLTLAKKLKVARATVHNRITRLEEQGVIIGYTVRLRSDALDQGVRAITSIGISGHHAAEVKHALRGHPNVVAIHTTNGRWDLMAELRADTLEAFDRALNAIRSIPHIENTETSILLSTYKM, encoded by the coding sequence ATGGACACGATCGATCGGGAACTGATTGCACTGTTGCGGGACAACGCACGTACCCCTGTGCTGACCCTGGCGAAGAAGCTGAAGGTGGCCAGGGCAACGGTGCACAACCGCATCACCCGGCTTGAAGAGCAGGGTGTGATCATCGGTTACACGGTACGTTTGCGCTCCGATGCGCTGGACCAGGGAGTGCGGGCAATCACCAGCATCGGCATCAGCGGCCACCATGCCGCAGAGGTCAAGCACGCGTTGCGCGGGCATCCCAATGTGGTGGCCATCCACACCACCAATGGCCGCTGGGACCTGATGGCAGAGTTGCGCGCCGACACCCTCGAAGCGTTCGACCGGGCGCTGAACGCCATCCGCTCGATCCCGCATATCGAGAACACCGAGACCAGCATCCTGCTTTCGACCTACAAGATGTGA
- a CDS encoding START domain-containing protein, with the protein MNRCLLLAALLLCTSALAADDWRLAYDREGIRVYVSSAGASSYQQFRGVSTMKASVRTLTDLQDNLRVACKWLYACDQMRLLDVEGDNTWVYLTTQLPWPARPRDIVLKVTSERLIDGTLVRHLSADPDRIPKVDGLIRVEHLSGVWQMKPLGDRVTEVTYQLQAAPAGDVPGWLANRFVVDTPVVTLRTLRAVAERQP; encoded by the coding sequence ATGAACCGCTGCCTGCTGCTCGCTGCCTTGCTGCTGTGCACCTCTGCCCTGGCCGCCGATGACTGGCGCCTGGCCTACGACCGCGAAGGCATTCGCGTTTACGTGAGCAGCGCAGGCGCCTCGTCCTACCAGCAGTTTCGTGGTGTCAGCACCATGAAAGCCAGCGTGCGCACGCTCACTGACCTGCAGGATAACCTGCGGGTGGCCTGCAAGTGGCTGTACGCCTGTGACCAGATGCGGCTGCTGGATGTGGAGGGTGACAACACCTGGGTGTACCTGACCACCCAGCTGCCATGGCCGGCGAGGCCGCGGGACATCGTGCTGAAAGTGACCAGCGAACGCCTGATCGACGGTACCCTGGTACGCCACCTGAGCGCCGATCCCGACAGGATCCCCAAGGTTGACGGCCTGATCCGGGTAGAGCACCTGAGTGGTGTGTGGCAGATGAAACCACTGGGTGACCGGGTGACCGAGGTGACCTACCAGTTGCAGGCCGCCCCTGCCGGGGATGTGCCAGGGTGGCTGGCCAACCGGTTTGTGGTGGATACGCCGGTGGTGACGTTGCGTACGTTGCGAGCGGTGGCTGAGCGCCAACCTTGA
- a CDS encoding bifunctional allantoicase/(S)-ureidoglycine aminohydrolase, with protein sequence MSNHSYFAPHGGHPAQTELLTDRAMFTEAYAVIPKGVMRDIVTSHLPFWDKMRMWVIARPLTGFAETFSQYIVELAPEGGSERPELDADAEAVVFIVEGELDITVEGKHHTLVPGGYAFLAPGAEWSLRNNSKSNVTFHWLRKHYQKVEGLDVPESFVTHRDNATVIEMPGTEGRWKTTRFVDMADMRHDMHVNIVTFQPGGVIPFAETHVMEHGLYVLEGKAVYRLNQDWVEVEAGDFMWLRAFCPQACYAGGPGNFSYLLYKDVNRHVHLTLNPKR encoded by the coding sequence ATGTCGAACCATTCATACTTCGCCCCCCACGGTGGGCACCCGGCTCAAACCGAGCTGCTGACTGACCGTGCCATGTTCACCGAAGCCTATGCCGTCATCCCCAAAGGCGTGATGCGTGACATCGTCACCAGCCACCTGCCCTTCTGGGACAAGATGCGCATGTGGGTTATCGCCCGCCCGCTGACCGGTTTTGCCGAAACGTTCTCCCAGTACATCGTCGAACTGGCCCCGGAAGGCGGCAGCGAGCGCCCAGAGCTGGACGCCGATGCGGAAGCCGTGGTGTTCATCGTCGAAGGCGAACTGGACATCACCGTCGAAGGCAAACACCACACCCTGGTACCTGGTGGCTACGCCTTCCTGGCCCCGGGCGCCGAGTGGAGCCTGCGCAACAACAGCAAGTCCAACGTCACCTTCCACTGGCTGCGCAAGCACTACCAGAAGGTTGAAGGCCTGGACGTACCGGAATCCTTCGTCACCCACCGCGACAACGCCACCGTCATCGAGATGCCGGGCACCGAAGGCCGCTGGAAAACCACCCGTTTTGTCGACATGGCCGACATGCGCCACGACATGCACGTGAACATCGTCACCTTCCAGCCGGGCGGTGTGATTCCGTTCGCAGAAACCCACGTGATGGAACACGGCCTGTACGTGCTGGAAGGCAAGGCGGTGTACCGCCTGAACCAGGACTGGGTCGAAGTGGAAGCCGGCGACTTCATGTGGCTGCGCGCCTTCTGCCCGCAAGCCTGCTACGCCGGCGGCCCAGGCAACTTTAGCTACCTGCTGTACAAGGACGTGAACCGTCACGTACACCTGACGCTGAACCCCAAGCGCTAA